A stretch of the Arthrobacter sp. PAMC 25486 genome encodes the following:
- a CDS encoding MFS transporter, giving the protein MTTPPGTVPAHVRKARVAVAALFLTNGALFANLLPRFPAIKESLNLSNAEFGVAVAAFPLGALLAGLAAGFLIRRFSSARVAVAGTVLTALGLMAAGLAPSGALFALGLGAAGAMDAITDVAQNSHGLRVQKLFRRSILNSFHAVWSMGAVLGGLMGAAAAGLGVPVPVHLMVSGVLFATVSLTCLRFLLPGPEPLEAAPAVPDGAARSNAKHDGARVRRSGGSTKWLVLLALVLIASAGSLVEDAGNTWAAVYLTGEFSAVASVAGLGFVALVGAQFIGRMAGDSLVDRFGQRRVAQAGGLIVALGMGQALLFPSIGGTIAGFAAAGFGISTLVPAAMHAADNLPGLRAGTGLTLVGWLMRVSFLVSPPIVGAVADATSLRTGLLVVPLAGVLVLLLSPVLAKKAG; this is encoded by the coding sequence ATGACCACCCCGCCCGGCACCGTGCCTGCCCACGTGCGCAAGGCCCGGGTCGCCGTCGCCGCGCTGTTCCTGACGAATGGCGCGCTGTTTGCGAACCTGCTGCCCCGCTTTCCCGCCATCAAGGAATCCCTGAACCTTTCAAATGCCGAGTTTGGCGTGGCTGTGGCGGCCTTCCCACTCGGTGCGCTGCTGGCCGGGCTGGCCGCCGGGTTCCTGATCCGCCGCTTTAGTTCGGCCCGGGTGGCCGTTGCCGGAACCGTGTTGACGGCGCTGGGGCTGATGGCCGCGGGCCTGGCGCCGTCGGGCGCCTTGTTTGCCCTGGGCCTGGGCGCGGCCGGTGCCATGGACGCCATCACCGACGTGGCGCAAAACTCCCACGGGCTGCGCGTGCAGAAATTGTTCCGCCGCTCCATCCTGAACTCCTTCCACGCGGTGTGGAGCATGGGTGCCGTGCTGGGCGGGCTGATGGGTGCCGCCGCGGCCGGGCTGGGGGTTCCCGTACCCGTGCACCTGATGGTGTCGGGTGTGCTGTTCGCCACCGTCTCCCTGACCTGCCTGCGCTTCCTGCTGCCCGGGCCGGAGCCGCTGGAGGCTGCGCCCGCGGTTCCCGACGGGGCTGCGCGGTCCAATGCCAAGCACGACGGCGCCCGGGTGCGGCGGTCGGGTGGTTCCACGAAGTGGCTGGTGCTGCTGGCACTGGTGCTGATCGCCTCCGCCGGTTCGCTGGTGGAGGACGCCGGCAACACCTGGGCGGCCGTGTACCTCACGGGCGAATTTTCCGCTGTGGCGTCGGTGGCCGGGCTCGGCTTCGTGGCGTTGGTGGGGGCCCAGTTCATCGGGCGCATGGCGGGGGACTCGCTCGTTGACCGTTTCGGCCAGCGTCGCGTGGCCCAGGCCGGCGGGCTGATTGTGGCACTGGGCATGGGGCAGGCGCTGTTGTTCCCCAGCATTGGCGGAACCATCGCGGGCTTCGCTGCGGCCGGCTTCGGCATCTCCACCCTGGTGCCGGCCGCCATGCACGCGGCCGACAACCTGCCGGGCCTGCGCGCCGGCACCGGGCTGACCCTGGTGGGCTGGCTGATGCGCGTGAGTTTCCTGGTGTCCCCGCCCATCGTGGGTGCCGTTGCCGACGCCACATCACTGCGAACAGGGCTCTTGGTGGTGCCGCTGGCGGGCGTCCTGGTGCTGCTGCTTTCCCCGGTGCTGGCGAAGAAGGCCGGTTGA
- a CDS encoding TetR/AcrR family transcriptional regulator, which yields MAAEAKLPAHAKPRRRHDPDRRSNISDAALDVIAEHGVAGTTHRKIAEAAGVPLGSLTYHFATLDDILAEAFTKLANQTADGFEAAMAQVGNQAQARAAVVRLITGELLNDPRTMVLSYELYALAVRRPELRRITDAWMARSRAAIGRFFDPDTTLMLDALIEGLSMHRALSLAPMPRSTVEAAVERIVNIPCP from the coding sequence ATGGCAGCGGAAGCCAAGCTGCCGGCCCACGCCAAGCCCCGGCGCCGCCACGACCCTGACCGGCGCAGCAACATCAGCGACGCCGCCCTTGACGTCATCGCCGAGCATGGCGTCGCCGGCACCACGCACCGCAAGATCGCCGAAGCCGCCGGCGTCCCGCTGGGCTCCCTGACCTACCACTTCGCCACCCTCGACGACATCCTCGCGGAGGCATTCACCAAACTGGCCAACCAAACCGCGGATGGGTTTGAGGCAGCCATGGCACAGGTGGGCAACCAGGCGCAGGCGCGGGCCGCCGTCGTGCGCCTGATCACGGGGGAACTGCTCAACGACCCCCGGACCATGGTGCTCTCCTATGAGCTGTACGCGCTCGCCGTCCGACGCCCCGAACTACGGCGCATAACCGACGCGTGGATGGCGCGCAGCCGGGCGGCGATCGGGCGCTTCTTTGACCCGGACACCACCCTCATGCTCGACGCCCTGATCGAAGGCCTGTCCATGCACCGTGCGCTGTCCCTGGCGCCGATGCCCAGAAGTACAGTCGAAGCGGCTGTTGAACGAATTGTGAATATCCCATGCCCCTGA
- a CDS encoding sugar O-acetyltransferase: protein MTHPYFAGDPRTMRERMESGELYLAEDAELARESQRAITLAHRYGQLWPEDRDGAEEILGELIGSLGEDVEIRPPLFVDYGQYITIGPGTFINHNFTALDVAAITIGADVMIGPGVQLLTPTHPLEPWLRRDKLEAAKPITIADNVWLGGGVIVLPGVSIGENTVVGAGSVVTKDLPANVVAVGNPARITKSL, encoded by the coding sequence ATGACGCACCCCTACTTCGCAGGCGACCCGCGCACCATGCGCGAACGCATGGAAAGCGGCGAACTCTACCTGGCCGAAGACGCCGAGCTGGCCCGGGAGTCACAGCGGGCCATCACCCTGGCGCACAGGTACGGGCAGCTGTGGCCCGAGGACCGCGACGGCGCCGAGGAAATCCTCGGCGAGCTCATCGGATCGCTGGGGGAGGACGTGGAAATCAGGCCGCCGCTGTTCGTTGACTACGGCCAGTACATCACCATTGGGCCCGGGACGTTCATCAACCACAATTTCACCGCCCTGGACGTGGCCGCCATAACCATAGGGGCCGACGTCATGATCGGCCCCGGCGTCCAGCTATTGACGCCCACGCATCCCCTTGAGCCCTGGCTGCGCCGGGACAAGCTGGAAGCGGCCAAACCCATCACCATTGCCGACAACGTGTGGCTTGGCGGCGGCGTCATCGTGCTGCCCGGGGTGAGCATCGGGGAGAACACGGTGGTGGGAGCTGGCTCCGTGGTGACGAAAGACCTGCCGGCCAACGTGGTGGCCGTGGGAAACCCGGCACGCATCACCAAATCACTGTAG
- a CDS encoding LysR family transcriptional regulator — protein sequence MINPLHLRTLLEVIRSGSFAAAATQLGYTASAVSQQMSALERDSGVLLFQRSARSVLPTEAALVMARHAGKVLTDIDALLAASARTDEGTRQELRLGIFPSLATYVLPQLLRSPGWPQLGINLHVSVGEPQQTIGGLRSGGELDVALVYQVGQSGLAWPHSLNRQWIGDDNFRVVIPAAWGIRPGSVMEAAQLSDMPWIMHHPGTSDAAVIERLFASCRVYPRVAAYSDDFNASLQLVSVGLGAALVPELALRSRPENVVVLDVPEIRLARNIFALLITDNQSARVKVFVDRLAGILQELTGASTVDPTP from the coding sequence GTGATCAACCCGCTGCACCTGCGGACGCTGCTGGAAGTTATCCGAAGCGGCTCCTTTGCCGCCGCAGCCACCCAACTGGGGTACACGGCGTCGGCCGTTTCACAACAGATGTCAGCACTGGAACGCGACAGCGGGGTGCTGCTCTTTCAACGCTCCGCCCGCAGCGTGCTGCCCACCGAGGCCGCCCTGGTCATGGCCCGGCACGCAGGCAAGGTCCTGACGGACATCGACGCGCTGCTGGCTGCGAGCGCCCGGACTGATGAGGGCACGCGGCAGGAGCTGCGGCTGGGCATCTTCCCTTCCCTTGCCACCTATGTGCTGCCGCAGCTGTTGCGCAGCCCCGGGTGGCCGCAGCTGGGCATCAACCTGCATGTCTCGGTGGGTGAACCGCAACAGACCATAGGCGGCCTGCGCAGCGGCGGCGAGCTGGATGTGGCGTTGGTATACCAGGTGGGGCAGTCGGGACTGGCGTGGCCGCACAGCCTGAACCGGCAGTGGATTGGCGATGACAATTTCCGGGTGGTGATCCCCGCCGCCTGGGGCATCCGTCCCGGGTCGGTCATGGAGGCTGCACAGCTCTCCGACATGCCCTGGATCATGCACCACCCCGGCACGTCCGACGCAGCCGTCATTGAGCGGCTCTTCGCCAGCTGCAGGGTTTACCCCCGGGTCGCGGCATATAGCGACGACTTCAACGCGAGTCTGCAATTGGTCAGCGTGGGGCTTGGTGCCGCGCTGGTGCCGGAGCTGGCGCTGCGCAGCCGGCCCGAGAACGTGGTGGTGCTGGACGTTCCCGAGATCCGGCTCGCCCGAAACATCTTCGCCCTGCTGATCACTGACAACCAGAGCGCACGGGTGAAGGTGTTTGTGGACAGGCTGGCCGGCATCCTCCAAGAACTGACGGGTGCCAGCACGGTTGATCCCACACCGTGA
- a CDS encoding aldehyde dehydrogenase family protein, which produces MSEQESVAGIQGTVRAARAAFNSGTTRPLAWRLDQLKAMNQMLLDHGDDFTAALAADLGKHPAEAWLTEIGFLTSEIAHTVKHLEGWLKPRKAAVPLALAPAQATTVLEPLGVVLVIAPWNYPIQLLLAPIIGALAAGNTVIGKPSEMTPASSAALARWVPAYLAGAVTIVEGGVPETTELLEQRFDHIFYTGNGRVGRIVMAAAAKNLTPVTLELGGKSPVYVDETVDMIAAARRIAWGKFMNAGQTCVAPDYVLGTDAALAKLAKELPLAIEDLYGTEPAHSLAYGRIVNDGAFERLAGLLAEDLEDDAGSSLVAGGRTDAATRYVEPTVLHIDAQARLMEAEIFGPVLPLVTVGSAAEAIAFINERDKPLSLYVFSEDQGVRQDFTEQTSSGALNFGVPVAHLSIPGLPFGGVGESGMGSYHGQHSIDTFSHHKAVLNKPLSPDTLSLIYPPFGRVKKQLIKRFVAPARKFRKD; this is translated from the coding sequence ATGAGCGAACAAGAGAGCGTGGCCGGCATCCAAGGCACGGTAAGAGCGGCCCGGGCGGCCTTCAACAGCGGAACCACCAGGCCCCTTGCCTGGCGACTGGACCAGTTGAAGGCCATGAACCAGATGCTTCTGGACCACGGGGACGACTTCACGGCCGCACTGGCCGCCGACCTGGGCAAGCACCCGGCCGAGGCGTGGCTGACCGAAATCGGTTTCCTCACCTCGGAGATCGCCCACACCGTCAAGCACCTGGAGGGCTGGCTCAAGCCCCGCAAGGCGGCCGTGCCGCTGGCGCTGGCGCCGGCCCAGGCCACCACGGTACTGGAGCCACTCGGCGTCGTGCTGGTCATTGCGCCCTGGAACTACCCCATCCAGCTGCTCCTGGCCCCCATCATCGGGGCGCTGGCCGCCGGCAACACCGTGATTGGCAAGCCCAGTGAGATGACGCCGGCCAGTTCCGCGGCACTGGCCCGCTGGGTGCCGGCGTACCTCGCTGGCGCCGTCACGATTGTGGAGGGCGGGGTGCCGGAGACCACCGAACTGCTCGAACAGCGCTTCGACCACATCTTTTACACGGGCAACGGGCGGGTGGGTCGGATCGTCATGGCCGCCGCCGCCAAGAACCTCACCCCGGTCACGCTGGAGCTGGGCGGGAAGTCGCCCGTCTATGTTGATGAAACGGTGGACATGATCGCCGCGGCCCGCCGGATTGCGTGGGGGAAGTTCATGAACGCCGGGCAAACCTGCGTGGCCCCCGACTATGTGTTGGGCACCGACGCCGCCCTGGCGAAGCTGGCGAAGGAACTGCCGCTGGCCATTGAGGACCTTTATGGTACCGAGCCCGCGCACAGCCTCGCCTATGGGCGGATCGTCAACGACGGCGCGTTCGAACGGCTGGCGGGATTGCTCGCTGAGGATCTGGAGGACGACGCCGGATCCTCACTTGTTGCCGGCGGGCGCACCGACGCTGCCACCAGGTATGTGGAGCCCACGGTGCTGCACATTGACGCGCAGGCCCGGCTCATGGAGGCGGAGATCTTTGGCCCCGTGCTGCCCCTGGTCACGGTGGGCTCCGCAGCGGAGGCCATTGCGTTCATCAACGAACGGGATAAGCCGCTGTCCCTGTATGTCTTTAGCGAGGACCAAGGCGTGCGGCAGGACTTTACGGAACAGACGTCGTCGGGCGCCCTGAACTTCGGGGTCCCCGTGGCACATTTGTCCATCCCGGGCCTGCCGTTCGGTGGGGTGGGGGAGTCCGGCATGGGCAGCTACCATGGGCAGCACTCCATCGACACCTTCTCCCACCACAAGGCGGTGCTGAACAAGCCGCTGTCGCCGGACACGCTGTCGCTGATCTACCCGCCGTTTGGCAGGGTCAAGAAGCAGCTCATCAAGCGTTTCGTGGCGCCAGCGCGGAAATTTCGCAAAGACTAG
- the metE gene encoding 5-methyltetrahydropteroyltriglutamate--homocysteine S-methyltransferase: MSNNTAFPAASLLGYPRIGRRRELKKAIEGFWANKIDAAELDAAAKEIQLGTARRLAELGLNEAAAIPGTFSYYDQVLDAATHIGAVPARFGELRNADGQLDLSAYFTLARGTVEQQPLEMTKWFDTNYHYLVPEVGPETAFSLTSTRVVEQFQYALTNGFETRPYLVGPVTFLLLSKASDEAPAGFNPLSRLEEVLPVYVELLSRLGAAGASWVQLDEPALVADQDVPVAEIQAAVARSYAVLAAASGRPQILVSTPFGALAELLPTLAAAPIEALHIDAFKGAVPSAEELALLAGKTVVAGVVDGHNIWRNDLAESAARLDTLKAAGLNVTVSTSTSTQHVPHDVTEETQLSAELRSWLAFADQKVAEVVTLAAHLVDPASSAAAIAEASAVIASRAVAAGVKRPEVRARLAALTPADFNRSDFAVREAAQDAALALPPLPTTTIGSFPQTSEIRSARARANKGAITGEQYSTLMKEEIKRVVDLQEELDFDVLVHGEPERNDMVQYFAENLEGFDVTVHGWVQSYGSRCTRPSILWGDVTRVKAITVEWAEYAQSLTAKPMKGMLTGPVTILAWSFVRDDQPLGDTANQVGLALRDEIADLEAAGIKIIQVDEPALRELLPLRRADQAAYLDWSVNSFRLSTAGAADGTQIHTHLCYSEFGVIIDAIDGLDADVTSIEAARSRMDVVNDLEAHGFGRGVGPGVYDIHSPRVPGQAEVCELLGTAVKHVPARQLWVNPDCGLKTRGYAETEESLRNLVNATKEVRAQLV; this comes from the coding sequence ATGTCAAACAACACCGCATTCCCCGCCGCTTCCCTGCTGGGGTACCCCCGCATCGGCCGCCGCCGCGAACTGAAGAAGGCCATCGAGGGCTTCTGGGCGAACAAGATCGACGCCGCCGAGCTGGACGCCGCAGCCAAGGAGATTCAGCTCGGCACCGCCCGCCGCCTGGCCGAATTGGGCCTGAATGAAGCTGCCGCCATCCCCGGCACATTCTCCTACTACGACCAGGTGCTGGACGCTGCAACCCACATCGGCGCCGTTCCGGCCCGATTCGGTGAGCTGCGCAACGCCGACGGCCAGCTGGACCTCAGCGCCTACTTCACTTTGGCCCGCGGCACGGTTGAGCAGCAACCGCTGGAAATGACCAAGTGGTTCGACACCAACTACCACTACCTGGTCCCGGAAGTCGGTCCCGAGACCGCCTTCTCTCTCACCTCCACCCGTGTGGTGGAGCAGTTTCAATACGCGCTGACCAACGGCTTTGAAACCCGCCCCTACCTGGTGGGCCCGGTCACGTTCCTGCTGTTGAGCAAGGCCTCCGACGAGGCTCCGGCCGGCTTCAACCCGCTCTCCCGCCTGGAAGAGGTGCTGCCCGTCTATGTTGAGCTGCTGTCGCGCCTCGGTGCCGCCGGTGCAAGCTGGGTCCAGCTGGACGAGCCCGCCCTGGTTGCCGACCAGGACGTACCGGTCGCCGAGATCCAGGCCGCCGTGGCCCGCTCCTACGCGGTCCTTGCAGCAGCCAGTGGCCGCCCGCAGATCCTGGTTTCCACCCCGTTCGGCGCCCTGGCCGAACTGCTCCCCACCCTGGCCGCCGCCCCCATCGAGGCCCTGCACATCGACGCGTTCAAGGGTGCCGTCCCGTCCGCCGAGGAGCTGGCCCTGCTGGCCGGCAAGACCGTTGTTGCCGGCGTGGTTGACGGCCACAACATCTGGCGCAACGACCTGGCCGAATCGGCCGCCCGCCTCGACACCCTCAAGGCCGCCGGCCTGAACGTCACGGTGTCCACCTCAACCTCCACCCAGCACGTCCCCCACGACGTCACCGAGGAAACCCAGCTCTCCGCGGAACTGCGCAGCTGGCTGGCGTTTGCAGACCAGAAGGTCGCCGAAGTGGTGACGCTTGCAGCGCACCTGGTGGACCCGGCGTCGTCCGCGGCAGCAATTGCTGAAGCTTCTGCCGTCATCGCCTCCCGCGCCGTTGCCGCCGGTGTCAAGCGCCCCGAGGTGCGCGCCCGCCTGGCCGCCCTGACCCCGGCCGACTTCAACCGCTCCGACTTCGCCGTCCGCGAAGCAGCCCAGGATGCAGCGCTGGCCCTGCCGCCGCTGCCCACCACCACCATCGGCTCCTTCCCGCAGACCAGCGAAATCCGCTCGGCCCGCGCCCGCGCCAACAAGGGCGCCATCACCGGCGAGCAGTACTCGACCCTGATGAAGGAAGAGATCAAGCGCGTCGTAGACCTGCAGGAGGAACTCGACTTTGACGTCCTGGTGCACGGAGAGCCCGAGCGCAACGACATGGTCCAGTACTTTGCCGAAAACCTCGAAGGCTTCGACGTCACCGTCCACGGCTGGGTCCAGTCGTACGGCAGCCGCTGCACCCGCCCATCCATCCTGTGGGGCGACGTCACCCGCGTCAAGGCCATCACGGTGGAATGGGCCGAGTATGCGCAGTCGTTGACCGCCAAGCCCATGAAGGGCATGCTCACCGGTCCCGTCACGATCCTGGCCTGGAGCTTTGTCCGCGACGACCAGCCCCTGGGCGACACCGCCAACCAGGTGGGCCTGGCCCTGCGCGACGAGATCGCCGACCTGGAAGCCGCCGGCATCAAGATCATCCAGGTGGACGAGCCCGCGCTGCGCGAACTGCTCCCGCTGCGCCGCGCCGACCAGGCAGCCTACCTGGACTGGTCGGTGAACTCCTTCCGCCTCTCCACCGCAGGGGCAGCGGACGGCACCCAGATCCATACGCACCTGTGCTACTCCGAATTTGGTGTCATCATCGACGCCATTGACGGCCTGGATGCCGACGTGACCTCCATCGAGGCCGCCCGCTCACGCATGGACGTTGTCAACGACCTCGAAGCACACGGCTTCGGTCGCGGCGTGGGCCCCGGCGTCTACGACATCCACAGCCCCCGCGTCCCCGGCCAGGCCGAGGTCTGCGAACTGTTGGGCACCGCCGTCAAGCACGTCCCGGCCCGCCAGCTCTGGGTCAACCCGGACTGCGGTCTGAAGACCCGCGGCTACGCGGAGACCGAAGAGTCCCTGCGTAACCTGGTCAACGCCACGAAGGAAGTTCGCGCCCAGCTCGTCTAG
- a CDS encoding methylenetetrahydrofolate reductase gives MSPPSLIQASAPATQTAPIALSYELFPPRSAAAEAGLWDTIRELETTNPDYVSVTYGASGSNRDTAVELLNRLLTETSLRPLAHLTCVGNTADELAEIISELLDHGVRGILALRGDLPKDAPTESRAGSLSYAQDLIELIRRVEQRRSALLCAGKVAIGVAAYPARHPESPSIEHDVEVLLAKQRSGADFAITQVFFHADQYRDLVTRARRAGVSIPIIPGVMPLTSLRRVQRLGDLTGVEPCPDLLDALGRADNAAESRRVGVRATVDLARAALDAGAPGIHLYTFNEHAAALEVLDKLALLRPGRPAVGNRTSGPALVTA, from the coding sequence ATGTCTCCTCCGAGCCTTATCCAGGCGTCGGCGCCTGCCACGCAGACCGCGCCAATTGCCCTTTCCTACGAACTGTTCCCGCCGCGAAGCGCGGCCGCCGAGGCGGGTTTGTGGGACACCATCAGGGAATTGGAAACCACCAACCCCGACTACGTCTCCGTCACCTACGGCGCCAGCGGCAGCAACCGGGACACCGCAGTTGAGCTGCTGAACCGGCTGCTGACGGAAACCTCGTTGCGCCCCCTGGCCCATCTGACCTGCGTTGGCAACACCGCCGATGAGCTGGCCGAGATCATCTCCGAACTGCTGGACCACGGCGTCCGTGGCATCCTCGCCCTGCGTGGGGACCTGCCCAAGGATGCGCCGACGGAATCCCGGGCTGGCTCGTTGAGCTACGCCCAGGACCTGATCGAATTGATCCGGCGCGTGGAACAGCGGCGCTCCGCACTGCTCTGCGCCGGCAAGGTGGCCATTGGTGTGGCAGCCTACCCTGCACGGCACCCGGAATCGCCGTCCATCGAACACGATGTGGAGGTGCTGCTGGCCAAGCAGCGCTCAGGTGCAGACTTCGCCATCACCCAGGTCTTCTTCCACGCAGACCAGTACCGGGATCTTGTCACACGGGCCCGCCGCGCAGGGGTCAGCATCCCCATCATTCCGGGCGTCATGCCGCTGACCAGTCTGCGCCGGGTCCAACGCCTGGGCGATTTGACCGGCGTCGAGCCCTGCCCCGACCTGCTGGATGCGCTGGGCCGTGCCGACAACGCAGCCGAGAGCCGCCGAGTCGGCGTCCGGGCAACGGTTGACCTGGCTCGGGCGGCATTGGACGCCGGTGCCCCCGGTATTCACCTCTACACCTTTAACGAACACGCAGCCGCCCTCGAGGTCCTGGACAAGCTGGCACTGTTGCGCCCCGGACGCCCCGCCGTGGGAAACCGGACCTCCGGGCCTGCGCTCGTCACCGCCTAA
- a CDS encoding ROK family protein → MGDFNQSVILDSIRRSAEGLSRVELAASAGLAAQTVSNICRRLLDSGLIVEAGKETSGPGKPRTILRLNPRGMYAIGVHIDPTLTSYALLDAVGTVLFSVDEPTDLAVEPALAVAAMGARIRTIITESGVAESRIAGVGVATPGPVDTASGTVVDPPHMPGWTRVPLQDILQETTGLPVVVEKDVTASAVAELWAGAASADANFIFVYIGTGIGAGLVLNDEVVRGSSGNVGEIGHIITDPDGPLCDCGRRGCVKVTCMPETIVAAARAAGILPSADPQPAETLLDELAAVARAAAAGEPAAVELLEKSARRMAGAVSVLTNLLDVERVVFGGPFWPALAPVYLARMPGLLAQLSVTTSVHSVEVAGTMLATGEEAFGAACLVMEKSFSPNAAQLLLDAKA, encoded by the coding sequence ATGGGAGACTTCAACCAGAGCGTCATCCTTGACTCCATCCGCCGTTCGGCAGAAGGCCTGAGCCGGGTGGAACTGGCGGCCTCGGCAGGGCTGGCCGCACAAACAGTGTCCAACATTTGCCGCAGGCTCCTTGACTCGGGGCTCATTGTTGAGGCGGGCAAGGAAACCTCCGGACCGGGCAAACCCCGCACCATCCTGCGGCTGAACCCCCGGGGCATGTACGCGATCGGCGTGCACATCGATCCCACCCTGACCAGCTACGCACTCCTTGACGCCGTGGGCACCGTGCTTTTTTCCGTGGACGAGCCCACCGACCTTGCTGTTGAGCCGGCCCTGGCCGTGGCCGCCATGGGCGCCCGCATCCGCACCATCATCACAGAGTCGGGTGTCGCCGAGAGCCGGATTGCAGGAGTTGGCGTGGCCACGCCCGGCCCTGTCGACACCGCCAGTGGCACCGTCGTTGACCCGCCCCACATGCCGGGCTGGACCCGGGTGCCGCTGCAAGACATCCTGCAGGAAACCACGGGCCTGCCGGTGGTGGTGGAGAAGGACGTGACGGCGTCGGCCGTGGCGGAGCTGTGGGCCGGGGCTGCCAGCGCAGACGCCAACTTTATCTTCGTCTACATTGGCACCGGCATCGGAGCGGGCCTGGTCCTGAACGACGAAGTGGTCCGGGGATCCTCAGGCAACGTGGGCGAAATTGGCCACATCATCACCGATCCCGACGGACCCCTGTGCGATTGCGGGCGCCGTGGCTGCGTCAAGGTGACATGCATGCCCGAAACCATTGTCGCCGCAGCCAGGGCGGCCGGCATCTTGCCGTCCGCCGACCCGCAGCCGGCCGAAACGCTACTGGATGAGCTGGCCGCCGTGGCGCGGGCGGCAGCGGCCGGGGAGCCGGCCGCCGTCGAACTGTTGGAAAAATCAGCACGCCGCATGGCAGGGGCAGTCTCGGTGCTGACCAATCTTCTTGACGTGGAACGCGTCGTGTTTGGCGGACCCTTTTGGCCGGCACTGGCGCCGGTCTACCTGGCCCGGATGCCCGGGCTGCTGGCGCAGCTCAGCGTGACCACCAGCGTCCACTCGGTGGAGGTGGCCGGGACCATGCTCGCAACAGGGGAAGAGGCGTTTGGTGCCGCCTGCCTGGTCATGGAAAAGTCATTCAGCCCCAACGCGGCACAGCTGTTGCTGGACGCGAAAGCCTGA
- a CDS encoding methyltransferase produces MDEISSIENLAFDFEALRRFPDIEAPNLFAHDATDELILREAASTLGASDGGHVAIVGDRYGALTLAAATLHGLTGLRVHQDGLSGERALAANAGRLGLSGTFASLPLDAALVKNATVVLWQLPRSLEEVAEVAGLISTHTSPDVKIFAGGRIKHMTLAMNTVLAQSFNSVAPGRAWHKSRPLLVTEPRQEAPASGFPKKEFHDELGLWLCAHGATFGGTKIDVGTRFLLEFMGQMRPDATSAIDLGTGNGTIAAALATARPGLHVIATDQSAAAVAAASETALVNGLSAQLEVIRDDALESFAPGTAELVVLNPPFHVGATVHAGIAHKLFAAAARVLAPGGELWCVYNRHLDYRPALERTVGPTRVVGRNSKFTVTLSTKTY; encoded by the coding sequence GTGGATGAAATCAGCAGCATTGAGAACCTTGCCTTTGACTTTGAGGCGTTGCGCCGGTTCCCCGACATCGAAGCGCCCAACCTGTTTGCCCACGACGCCACCGATGAATTGATCCTCCGTGAGGCGGCCTCCACGCTGGGCGCGTCCGACGGCGGACACGTCGCCATTGTGGGGGACCGCTACGGTGCGCTGACCCTCGCCGCCGCAACGCTCCACGGCCTCACCGGCCTGAGAGTGCATCAGGACGGACTGTCCGGCGAACGCGCACTGGCCGCCAACGCCGGGCGCCTTGGTCTTTCCGGGACGTTTGCCTCCCTGCCGCTGGATGCCGCCCTGGTCAAGAACGCCACGGTGGTGCTGTGGCAATTGCCACGCAGCCTGGAAGAAGTGGCGGAGGTGGCCGGGCTGATCAGCACCCACACCAGCCCGGACGTGAAAATCTTTGCCGGCGGCCGCATAAAGCACATGACCTTGGCCATGAACACCGTGCTGGCCCAAAGCTTCAACAGTGTCGCGCCAGGACGGGCGTGGCACAAGTCCCGCCCGCTGCTGGTGACGGAACCACGTCAGGAGGCTCCGGCGTCGGGCTTCCCGAAGAAGGAATTCCATGACGAGCTGGGCTTGTGGCTGTGTGCACACGGGGCAACCTTTGGCGGCACCAAAATAGATGTTGGCACCCGCTTCCTGCTCGAATTCATGGGGCAGATGCGGCCGGACGCGACCAGCGCGATCGACCTGGGCACGGGCAACGGCACCATTGCGGCGGCGCTTGCCACGGCCCGCCCCGGGCTGCACGTCATTGCCACGGACCAGTCGGCGGCGGCGGTCGCGGCCGCTAGCGAAACGGCCTTGGTCAACGGCCTGTCGGCGCAGCTTGAGGTCATCCGTGATGATGCGCTGGAGAGTTTTGCTCCGGGCACGGCCGAGCTGGTCGTCCTGAACCCGCCCTTTCACGTGGGCGCCACGGTGCACGCCGGGATTGCGCACAAGCTTTTTGCCGCAGCAGCCCGGGTGCTGGCGCCGGGTGGGGAATTATGGTGCGTGTACAACCGCCACCTTGACTACCGGCCGGCGCTCGAGCGCACCGTGGGCCCCACACGCGTGGTGGGCAGGAACAGCAAGTTCACCGTCACCCTCTCAACAAAAACTTACTGA